The genomic segment AGTCCCTATTTGTCGCTGGGGCCGAAGGTGCGGGAGTTTGAGGAGTGTTTTGAACGGTATGTAGGCCGGCGCCATGCGGTGGCGGTCAACAGCGGCACCAGCGGGTTGTTTTTATGTATGAAGGCGATGGGCCTGGGGCCGGGCGATGAGGTGATTACGACACCATTTACGTTTATTGCCACCGTGACCACGATTCTGATGACCGGTGCGACGCCGGTGTTTGCCGATATTGACCCGGTCACGCTGAATCTGGATGTAAAGGAGGTTGAAAAGAAAATAACCCCTCGAACAAAAGCCATTGTTCCGGTGGAGGTATTCGGCAATCCGGCGGGGATGGATAAGATTTGCGAGTTGGCAAAAGCCCACAGGCTGGAGGTGGTGGAGGATTGCTGCGAGGCCCTCGGGTCGGAATTGAACGGACGAAAAGCAGGTACCTTCGGACGGGTGGGGGTCTTTGCGTTTTATCCCAATAAGCAGATGACGACCGGCGAAGGAGGAATGATTGTGACGGATGATGAGGAAATCGCCCGCTTGTGCATTTCGCTTCGCAATCAGGGGCGGGGAAGCGGGGGGGGCTGGCTGGCCCATGAGCGGCTCGGCTACAATTACCGCCTCAGCGATATTAACTGTGCCCTGGGTGTTTCTCAGGTCAGGCGGATCGAAGAGTTTGTGCGCAAGCGTCAGCAGGTAGCCCAGATGTATCTGGAGCGGCTGGCGAATGAAAAACGCATTGTTCTCCCGCAGGTTCCCGGCGGGGCGAGGATGAGCTGGTTTGTGTTTGTGATTCGTCTGGCGGATGTCTACCGACCCGAGCAGCGCAACGAAGTGCTCAACCGGCTAATGGAACGGGGGATTCAGGTGAGCAACTATTTTCCGCCGGTGTATCTGCAGCCGTTTCTCGCCAAAGCCCTCGGACACAAGAGCGGGGATTTCCCCGTAACGGACCATATCAGCGCCCGCACCATCGCACTGCCGTTTCATAACAATCTGAGCCGCGGAGAGGTCGAGCTGGTCTGTTCAGAGCTGCAGGATATTCTGGATCATCTGAATTGACCGGCGGCGTCGTTGGTTGGAGAGAATCGGCGTTTCTGCGTCGGTTCAGCAGGGCCATGCCTTTTGTAAACCATTGCTGTTTCGCTGGTTACGGCAATTCAAAATTTTCCTTTTCCCCGGGTTCATTGGTTGACCGGCCTGCGGATATTTCGTAGGTTTTAATAGACGAGGCCGACTTGGTAAGGCAAATGCAAAACCAAAAAACGATGTTTTCCGCGGGAGAAAACGATGGGTCGATTGCTGTTTCTCATGATGGTGTTTGGGGCAGGATTTGCGGCGGCCCTGTATTTGGTGGCTCCTGTCGAGGACGGCCGGACGAAGAATGAACAGACGATGACGGAACGACTGGCGGAAAGACAGCAGATGCGGGAGGATTTACTGGCTTTGTCGTGCAAAATACGTCTGGGGATGGACCAACTGATTAGTTTCGCCGAGGAAAAGTCTGTTCAGCTGGCGGATTATCTTCGCCGGGAAGCGGCCAAACGGCAGGCCGAAAGCGGAAGCTGAAAAACTGCCGAAAAACCGAAACAGTCTATATGCCTGTTTTCGGTATCGTCTGTGTGCCTTGTATGCTGTGCCTGAATGCGAGGCCGAGTCCCGATTCGGCGGTTTCCATGCACGGAGACC from the Anaerohalosphaeraceae bacterium genome contains:
- a CDS encoding DegT/DnrJ/EryC1/StrS family aminotransferase; this encodes MEFRVPLSRPDVNESDIQAVVEVLRSPYLSLGPKVREFEECFERYVGRRHAVAVNSGTSGLFLCMKAMGLGPGDEVITTPFTFIATVTTILMTGATPVFADIDPVTLNLDVKEVEKKITPRTKAIVPVEVFGNPAGMDKICELAKAHRLEVVEDCCEALGSELNGRKAGTFGRVGVFAFYPNKQMTTGEGGMIVTDDEEIARLCISLRNQGRGSGGGWLAHERLGYNYRLSDINCALGVSQVRRIEEFVRKRQQVAQMYLERLANEKRIVLPQVPGGARMSWFVFVIRLADVYRPEQRNEVLNRLMERGIQVSNYFPPVYLQPFLAKALGHKSGDFPVTDHISARTIALPFHNNLSRGEVELVCSELQDILDHLN